A portion of the Luxibacter massiliensis genome contains these proteins:
- a CDS encoding sigma-70 family RNA polymerase sigma factor, protein MELSSSDKERIQHQYDALAKKTLVGEAKSHRRTLAKRAAREVTFSDLSESELAQLFTTDEYESDYFRFQVSGFDVLVKNELLAEALNALPERKRDIILLSYFLDMSDAEIGELLNVVRTTVFRHRKSALAKIKQYLEGKADDEYR, encoded by the coding sequence ATGGAGCTATCTTCTTCCGACAAGGAAAGAATACAACATCAGTACGACGCATTAGCAAAGAAAACTTTGGTCGGCGAAGCGAAAAGCCACCGCCGCACTCTTGCGAAACGCGCAGCACGCGAAGTTACTTTTTCGGATTTGAGCGAAAGCGAACTCGCGCAGCTTTTCACAACGGACGAATACGAAAGCGATTATTTCCGTTTTCAAGTGTCCGGCTTTGATGTACTCGTCAAAAATGAACTGCTTGCCGAAGCCCTTAACGCTTTGCCCGAAAGGAAACGCGACATTATCCTTTTGTCCTACTTCTTGGATATGAGCGACGCGGAAATTGGCGAACTGCTGAATGTTGTACGCACGACGGTTTTCCGGCACAGGAAATCCGCGCTTGCGAAAATCAAACAGTATTTGGAGGGAAAAGCAGATGATGAATACCGTTAG
- the rlmN gene encoding 23S rRNA (adenine(2503)-C(2))-methyltransferase RlmN, whose protein sequence is MKRLPKYTPAEVRNDPYGFTYKEMSEVIGENEAKALYEELYKQLPRKKNLSMLVKNICKSSDTEKYVYELKDNKYIETVFIKRRDGGTVCVSTQVGCPVGCIFCESGRNGFVRNLTSSEIVQQIILLRRKVNRIVFMGMGEPLFNYDNLIKAIHILRDRYGLNFPTDGITISTVGPVDQLKKLREEHLKIQLTISLHAATQSARNRIIPHMRIYAIEDVVKQALSYSERHNRKIVFAYLLLPGINDRPSDVRQLAKWFRGKKVMINVLQYNPTSNSRIKAPQKREIVAFKHQLEQAGLEVTMRVSHGREINAACGQLANTYNKFKKK, encoded by the coding sequence ATGAAACGTTTACCTAAATATACGCCTGCGGAAGTACGGAATGATCCATACGGATTTACTTACAAAGAAATGTCGGAAGTTATTGGCGAGAATGAAGCAAAAGCCTTATATGAAGAATTATATAAGCAATTACCACGCAAAAAAAATCTATCAATGTTGGTAAAAAATATTTGCAAAAGCAGTGATACTGAAAAGTATGTTTACGAACTGAAAGACAACAAATACATTGAAACGGTTTTTATCAAGCGGCGAGATGGTGGAACTGTTTGCGTGAGCACACAAGTCGGTTGTCCTGTTGGTTGTATTTTTTGTGAGTCCGGGCGAAATGGCTTTGTTCGTAATCTAACATCGTCAGAAATCGTACAACAGATTATATTGTTGCGTCGAAAAGTAAACCGTATCGTTTTTATGGGTATGGGAGAGCCTTTATTCAATTATGACAACTTGATAAAAGCAATCCATATTCTCCGAGATAGATATGGGCTCAACTTTCCAACCGACGGCATTACCATATCAACAGTTGGTCCGGTCGATCAATTAAAAAAATTGCGCGAGGAACATCTTAAAATTCAGTTGACAATATCTTTACACGCAGCAACACAATCTGCAAGAAATCGTATTATTCCTCACATGCGCATATATGCTATTGAAGATGTTGTTAAGCAAGCCTTATCCTATTCTGAAAGGCATAATCGCAAAATTGTCTTTGCGTATTTGCTTTTACCGGGTATAAATGACCGGCCCTCAGATGTAAGACAACTTGCAAAATGGTTTCGGGGCAAAAAAGTTATGATTAACGTGTTACAATACAACCCAACAAGCAATTCAAGAATTAAAGCACCACAGAAACGGGAAATAGTTGCATTCAAACATCAATTAGAGCAAGCAGGACTTGAAGTTACTATGAGAGTTTCTCATGGCAGAGAGATTAACGCGGCTTGTGGACAGTTAGCTAACACATATAATAAATTCAAAAAAAAATGA
- a CDS encoding cysteine-rich KTR domain-containing protein produces the protein MLKKYWIKCPICNGKTRVQVFHNTVLKDFPLFCPKCKLTHIIDVEKLEIVIKNTEKQTFII, from the coding sequence ATGCTTAAAAAATATTGGATAAAATGTCCGATTTGTAACGGAAAGACGAGAGTTCAAGTATTTCATAATACTGTATTAAAAGATTTTCCTCTTTTCTGCCCTAAATGCAAATTGACGCATATCATTGATGTAGAAAAATTAGAGATTGTAATCAAAAATACAGAAAAACAAACTTTTATTATTTAG
- a CDS encoding helix-turn-helix transcriptional regulator has protein sequence MAKRPVPLYDFKAFGAAIKAARNEYGESRKKVSDELYISPRYLANIENKGQQPSLQVFYDLVTRYHISVDQFFFPNSNAEKSTGRRQLDALLDGMSDKGIRIVTATAREITEVEKAED, from the coding sequence ATGGCAAAAAGACCCGTACCATTGTACGACTTTAAGGCTTTCGGGGCAGCTATAAAAGCCGCGAGAAATGAATACGGCGAGAGCCGCAAAAAGGTAAGCGACGAGTTATATATTTCCCCGCGCTACCTTGCGAATATCGAGAACAAGGGACAACAGCCGAGTTTACAGGTATTCTATGACCTTGTAACCCGGTATCATATTTCGGTAGATCAATTTTTCTTCCCGAACAGCAATGCGGAGAAATCCACCGGGCGGCGGCAGCTTGACGCGCTGCTGGACGGTATGAGCGATAAAGGCATACGGATTGTAACCGCAACAGCAAGGGAGATAACGGAAGTCGAAAAAGCAGAGGATTAA
- a CDS encoding plasmid mobilization protein — protein MENRKRNIQMKFYVTEEEKRLIDEKMKQLPIKQYGAYFRKMAIDGYILVVDRSDTKAYIRELQAVSRNINQIAKRANATGTVYRQDIEDIKKAVDEIWRLQRRTLLNQP, from the coding sequence ATGGAAAACCGAAAGAGAAATATACAGATGAAGTTTTACGTTACGGAAGAAGAAAAGCGGCTGATCGACGAGAAGATGAAGCAGCTTCCCATAAAGCAGTATGGGGCATACTTCCGTAAAATGGCGATAGACGGGTATATTCTTGTCGTTGACCGAAGCGACACAAAAGCATATATCCGGGAACTGCAAGCGGTGAGCCGGAACATCAACCAAATTGCAAAACGCGCCAATGCGACGGGGACGGTTTACAGGCAGGATATAGAGGACATTAAAAAGGCGGTGGACGAGATATGGCGGTTACAAAGACGCACCCTATTAAATCAACCTTAA
- a CDS encoding relaxase/mobilization nuclease domain-containing protein, which produces MAVTKTHPIKSTLKAAIDYILNPEKTDGKLLASSFGCGLETADIEFAWTREAAGDRGTHLGRHLIQSFAVGETTPEEAHKIGMELAGAVLGGKYEFVLTTHVDKDHLHNHLIFNAVSFVDYKKYHSNKQSYHFIRRTSDRICKEHGLSVVVPGQDKGKSYAEYTAEKQGTSYKAKLKTAIDTLIPQVKDFDELLRRLQEMGYEIKQGKYISFRAAGQERFTRTKTLGAAYTEEAIKERIKGVYVAKTKTLREDKKIRLVVDLENSIKAQQSAGYERWAKIHNLKQAAKSMNFLTENKIEYYSELESKIADIMTAHDAAAKAVKEVEQRMSDLSLLIKHTTTYRQLKPIYDEYRKSPDKEKYLRGHESEIILFEAAARALKEMQIKKLPDLAALRKEYRSLNDRKTKLYEDYRQAKKQMQEYGVVKKNVDSILYPSQSRAREQER; this is translated from the coding sequence ATGGCGGTTACAAAGACGCACCCTATTAAATCAACCTTAAAGGCTGCGATAGACTATATCTTAAATCCCGAAAAGACAGACGGGAAGCTGCTTGCGTCCTCTTTCGGCTGCGGGCTGGAAACCGCCGATATTGAGTTTGCATGGACGCGGGAAGCTGCCGGAGATCGCGGCACACATTTAGGGCGGCACTTGATACAATCCTTTGCGGTGGGAGAAACCACACCGGAAGAAGCGCACAAAATCGGCATGGAACTTGCCGGGGCGGTATTAGGCGGCAAGTATGAGTTTGTTTTGACAACTCACGTCGATAAAGACCATCTGCATAATCACTTGATTTTCAACGCGGTTAGCTTCGTTGACTACAAAAAGTACCATTCCAACAAGCAAAGCTATCACTTTATCCGGCGCACCAGCGACAGGATATGTAAAGAGCATGGGCTATCCGTCGTCGTACCGGGACAGGACAAGGGAAAAAGCTATGCAGAATACACCGCCGAAAAGCAAGGGACAAGCTACAAAGCAAAGCTGAAAACGGCGATAGATACTCTCATTCCCCAAGTGAAAGATTTTGACGAACTGCTGCGCCGCTTGCAGGAAATGGGGTATGAAATCAAACAGGGCAAATACATTTCCTTTCGCGCTGCCGGACAGGAACGGTTTACCCGCACAAAGACGCTCGGCGCGGCCTATACGGAAGAAGCGATAAAGGAGCGTATCAAGGGCGTGTATGTTGCCAAAACAAAAACGCTGCGGGAAGATAAGAAAATCCGGCTTGTCGTCGATCTTGAAAACAGTATCAAAGCCCAACAGTCGGCGGGCTATGAACGGTGGGCAAAAATCCATAATCTGAAACAGGCTGCTAAAAGCATGAACTTCCTAACCGAAAACAAGATTGAGTATTATAGCGAACTTGAAAGCAAGATAGCCGATATTATGACCGCTCATGACGCGGCGGCAAAGGCGGTTAAGGAAGTGGAACAGCGTATGTCTGATTTGTCGCTGCTTATCAAGCACACCACCACATACCGACAGTTAAAACCGATTTACGATGAATACCGAAAATCGCCGGACAAGGAAAAGTATCTGCGGGGGCATGAAAGCGAAATTATCCTGTTTGAAGCTGCGGCAAGGGCATTAAAGGAAATGCAGATAAAGAAGCTGCCCGATCTCGCCGCGCTGCGCAAGGAGTATAGAAGCTTAAACGACAGGAAAACCAAATTGTATGAAGATTATCGGCAAGCCAAGAAGCAAATGCAGGAATACGGCGTTGTCAAAAAGAACGTCGATAGTATTCTTTACCCGTCCCAAAGCAGGGCGCGGGAGCAGGAGCGATAA
- a CDS encoding transposon-transfer assisting family protein — MNTRFTIEEENIVAIYAEDSRETTLENILAAMPYMDEDMRQLAAAAVNKLQAMTDSEFSEREFILTDEE, encoded by the coding sequence ATGAATACCCGCTTTACCATTGAGGAAGAAAACATTGTTGCGATCTACGCCGAGGACAGCCGGGAAACAACGCTTGAAAATATCCTTGCCGCCATGCCCTACATGGACGAGGATATGCGCCAGCTTGCCGCCGCAGCGGTGAACAAGCTGCAAGCCATGACGGACAGCGAGTTTTCCGAAAGGGAGTTTATCTTGACCGACGAGGAATAG